The following DNA comes from Ornithobacterium rhinotracheale DSM 15997.
AATATTTCTTATGCCAGCGCACCGCAGAATTTAGGCATAAAACCTGGCGTATTTCAAGAATTATTCCCACAATCCATAGACGGATATTTGGCGCAAAACATAAATTTAAAGCATTTTTATACCAACAATTATGTGGGGTTCAATAAAGGTTTGGGTAAATTTAATTTTAGCAATAAATTCGGATTTAGCCTTGAAAACAAAAAATTGAACACGGACATCGCGGTGGACAATCAAGCTCCTTTGTCCGATGATTTCTACAATCATTTAAAACTGAAAAATTCGCTTTTTTATGCAAAAACAAGATTGGAAACCAAGCTAAACCGATGGTTGTTTAGCCTTTCGCTGCCCGTTACTCAGCAATTTATGCAATGGGAAGATGTGCCTTTGCTGCAAGACAATCGCAAGTATTTAACAAGATTTGAACCTTATTTTTCGGTGCACTATGACGCTAAGTCTTTTTGGAAATATTCGGCTTATGTAAATTGGGATCAATCGCTGGGCAACATCGGCGACTTGTACTACGCTTATATCCTGAAAAATTACCGAAGAATTGAGCGTATGCCAGGCATTTTGCCCGAAAACAAAACATTTAATTATGGGCTTAATCTTGAATACAAGAATCCGCTTGAAAGCATTTTTGCCTTTGCCAAATACAAGCGTTCGCACTACAAAAGCAATTTGATTTATAGCACAAATCTTGAAAAAAATGGTGCGACTTTTATCGATGCCACGGAGCAAGATAACACCTCTGAATCTCAAAGCATAACGCTACGATTTGACAAATATTTTAGCGACATCAAGACCAATCTCTCGATGACGGGACAATGGAGTGAACATAAATCTGAACAAATCTTCAACGCCAAAAAAGATTGGAGCCAAAGCGAAACGATACTGGGAAAAGCCAAGCTACAGACGCAGTTTTTCGACCAATTCAAAGCGGAATACACCATAAATCTTTCGCGCACACAACCAAGCTGGAGCGGACAAAAACAACAAGCCATCATCGGGCAAAGCCATTGGGTAGAATTTATCATTTCGCCATGGAAACAGCACAGCATCATCAGCCAAACCGAATGGGTGAAAAACAGCCTTTTCAGCGGAAACCAAACCTATCTTTTCTCAAATTTGAGATACCAATTTGCCTTACAAAAAAACAAAATCGATTTTGAAATTATATGGAATAATATTTTTAACCTAAAAGAATACAAAACGCTGTATTCTTCGCCACTTTCATCCACCGAAAATGTTTACCAGTTAAGACCTTCTCAAATTTTGGCAAAAATCAAATTTAGTTTATAAATTTTACTTCATTTTTTGTAAAAATCAAGCTTTTAAAAGCAAAAAAATGATTAAATTGCCCTCCATTTAATAAACTAATGAAACCTATGGAAATTAACAACTGGATCGAGAGTTTTAAAAAACCACTTGTAATCGCTGGCCCATGTAGTGCAGAAAGCGAAAAACAAATGCTACAAATTGCTGAAGAATTGCCTAAGGATAAAGTAGAAATCTTCAGAGCAGGAATCTGGAAACCACGAACTAAGCCTAATTGCTTCGAGGGAGTGGGTGCCATCGGGCTCAATTGGCTGGCTAAAGTGCGTGAGGAATTTGGCTTTAAAATCGGAACCGAAATCGCTAATGCCAATCACGCAAAATTGGCACTTGAGTGTGATGTAGATATGTTATGGATTGGGGCTAGAACTACGGTAAACCCTTTCCAAGTGCAAGAAATTGCAGAAGCTTTGCGCGATACTGATAAAGTGGTTTTGGTAAAAAATCCAATCAACCCAGATTTGGAATTATGGATTGGTGCCATGGAGCGTTTGGCGGGGCAAGGCATCAAGAATTTAGGAGTAATCCACCGTGGATTCTCTGACTATAAAAAGACTAAATACCGCAACCAACCACAATGGCAAATTGCACTTGATTTCAAAAATCGCTTACCAGAAATGCCGATTATTTGCGACCCTTCGCACATTGCAGGACGCAGAGATTTAATCGAAGAAATTTCTCAAAAAGCGATGAACTTCGGCTTCCAAGGCTTAATGATCGAAACACACCACACACCAGACGAAGCGTGGAGCGATGCTAGCCAACAGGTTACGCCAGCAAGATTAAACGAAATTCTTGAAAGCTTAAAAGTGAGAAAAGAAGACGATGCTGATACCGACTTCCACACCACTTTGGCTCAACTGAGAAATAAAATCGACGAGGCAGACAATCGCATTCTTGAAATGATCAACGAGCGTATGGACATTGCAAAAGCCATCGGTACGCTTAAAAAAGAACACAATGTTACCGTGTTCCAGCCTAAGAGATGGAACTTGATCCAAGAACAAATTTTGGAAAAAGCCACTAAATTTGGCTTGTCTGAGGAGTTTGTTAATCGATTCTTGACTGCCGTGCACCAAGAATCAATCAAAATGCAAAACGAAATCATGGCTGATAAAAAAGCCTAATTTCAATGAAAGGACGCGTAATAAAATCCACGGGAAGCTGGTACAGCATCGCTACCGATTCGGGCGAAACTTTTGAGGCAAGAATTAGAGGTAAATTCAGGCTTAAAGGCATCAAACACACCAATCCGATTGCGGTGGGCGACGAAGTGGAATTTAGCTTAGATAAAGACAATATTGCTTTTATAGAAAAAATTTACGAGCGCCATAATTACATTATTCGGCGCTCGGTAAATTTATCTAAGAAAACACATATTATCGCCTCAAACATAGATGTAGCAGTGATTCTCGCTACATTCAAAAATCCACGCACTTCTACGGGCTTTATCGACAGATTTCTGGTTACAGCCGAGGCATATCACATTCATCCCGTAATTTTGTTTAACAAAGTAGACGAAATCACACCAGAGGAACGCCCAGAGTTTGAAGCTCTCAAGAAAATCTATACCGATATTGGCTATCAAGTTTTGGAAATTTCTGCTACCGAAAACATTGGGCTCAATAAAGTAAAAGACCTGCTCAAAGACCAAACGAGCGTATTTATGGGACATTCTGGCGTGGGCAAATCTACCTTGGTAAATGCCTTAAATCCTGAATTAAATTTAAAAACTAAAACGGTATCTACCTTTAACCAAAAAGGGCAACATACCACTACTTTTGCACAAATGTACGCTTGGCCGTTTGGCGGCTACATTATCGACACGCCAGGGATTAAGGAATTTGGTTTGGCAGATTTTGAAGAAGATGAAATCCAAAACTATTTCCCAGAACTTTTTAAGCTAAAACAAGATTGCAAATTCCATAATTGCAAGCACCTCAACGAGCCTAAATGTGCCGTGAAAGAGGCTTTGGAAGCTGGAGAAATAGCACCAAGCCGTTTTGAAAGTTATTTAAATTTTATCGCAGAAAGTAATGAGAGTAGTCATACAAAGAGTTAAACACGCACAAGTAGAAGTTGCCGAACAATTAATCGGGAAAATTGGATTGGGACTGATGATTTTAATCGGATTTGAGGCGGAGGAGACCGAAGAAGAGTTTGAATGGCTGAGCCAAAAAATCGTGAATCTTCGCATTTTTCCCGATGAAAATGGTGTGATGAACCGTTCTATTTTGGACTGCGATGGCGAAATTTTGCTCGTGAGCCAATTCACGCTACATGCAGCAACCAAGAAGGGAAACCGCCCGTCGTATATACGAGCAGCTAAGCCTGATTTAGCGATTCCGTATTATGAAAAAATGATTTCGGTTTTGGGTCAAAAACTGGGAAAACCTGTGCAAACGGGAGAATTTGGTGCGGATATGCAGGTAAGCCTTTTAAACGATGGCCCTGTAACTATAATCATTGACACCAAGCAGAAAGATTTTTAATTGAAATTTTCACACAGAGACTCTGAGTTGAGCTCAGAGTGGCACAATCATAACGATTTTAGCAAAAAAATAAAACACAATGTCATGATGCTGAACTTGATTCAGCATCTCATAAAAAAAGCTTCAAAAATTGAAAACTACAATGTAGAAGAAATTCACCATGCGATGCAAGATTTCGTAAACACGCACGAAATAGGATTTGGCAAAATCATGATGTCACTCCTTTCGCTTGCATGCCCCAGATATTCCTGTGATTATTGAACTGCTGGACAAAGAAAAAGTGCAAAAAAGAATGCAAAACTTTTTGCAAGCGCAAGGGTAAAAGATATACCTAAAAAAGTATTGTGTACTTTATAATACAGTAAAAGCCCTTTCTAGATTATATTAGAAAGGGCTTTCTTACATATATTAAGAGTTTACTTCTTTCTGTATTTACCTCTCAACTCTACATCAAAACCTCCAGATTTATATCTCAAGATAGTTTCCATATATTTATCATCTAATTTTACGATATCGTAAGTTACAGGATCGTGCTCATCGTCATCTATCAACACAAAACTTTTTTCTGAAGCTTTAAACGTGCCTTTTTCAGCAGTCGATTTACACCCCTCATCTGTGTCTTCTTTATCTATAAAAAGATATGTATTATCTTCATAAAAAGTGTAAGTGGGGATACAATTATTGTAGTCAATAACTGTGTTGTTTTTAATTTCTTGATATAACTCCCACTCTCCATATAATTTCTTATATGGATCATTTTTTCCTCCTCCATCATCATCTTTACTACAAGAGGTAAATAAAATGGCACTTAATGCCACTAAAACTAAACTCAAAAATTTAATCTTTTTCATATCAAATAAATTTTAAAAATTGCCTACTCTATAAGGTTTTCGGCTTCCCCTTTTTTATTATTTTAATTCCTAACTATCGCTTCCCGAAAAACACGTGTCTTTTTTAAAAAAACACACTACATTTTTCCAAAAAACACACGTGTTTTTTTTTCGGGCGGTGCTTAGAGCTTTTCGCAGGTTAGGTTATTCAACATTTTTTTCAAATCTTTGCCTGGGGTAAAAACCACTTTTGCCCCTTTAATGCTTGCTGCCGTTACTTCTTCCTCTTTAGCCTTTCCCTCGCTGCTGATGTTGATACGCATACTCTCCAGCTCGCCTAGGCACCCCGCATTACCTTACTCCGGTTTGCATTACATCTACTAGCGCATACAGCACTTAGTTGCCTTTTCTGAATTACTTTGCACTTAATTGGTGTTTTTTTATTAAATATTACACATAGAGGCTCTGAGCAAAGCCCAGAAGGACACAACATAATAATTTTAACTAAAACTAAAAACACCTATATGCCGAACTTGATTCATCATCTTATAAAAAAGTTTTTTTAAATATTACTCTTTCACGTGTGGCATTTTTTTGCTTGCATTTCTCATCAGCGCATCCACCAGTCTGTTGGAATTGGTAAAAGAACCGCCTGCTTTGTGATTGTAGCTCCAGATCATTTTACCGGTTTTGCCATCATATACATTTAAGTCTACCACAGCCTCGTTAGTGTTTCCTGAAAATCCAACCAATACAGCCGCGGCAATGGCTGCCCCCTGAGACATAGGACGAGACAATGAATACTTAGAAGCTAGTACAGCATCTACGCCCAATATTTTTGCCAATTCCTGAGCGGTAAACAGTTCTGGATCTTTGTAATACCCTGCCTTTTTTAGTTTAGAAATCGTGGTCTGAACATCTTGAATCTCTGTTGTTATTTTGCCCTGAGACTTTCTTTTCAACAGCCAACTACACATCTCTCTTTGGAAATCATCGGAATCTTTTTTCTCTTGCTCTTGAATCGCCTTGGGATCATCTTTTTTTCTAACTTCTATAAAAACTTTAGGAGGCAAAACAGCAAGACTGCGATGAGACTCTGACAACTGTTTTGCTTGCGGATCTGAATAAATCTTTGGCGCACAAGACACTATTAAAAAAAGTGCCGTAAACAATACAAATACTTTTGTTCTCATGTGTTATTAAATTTTCGTTTTGCTCAAAGTTAATCTTTTTTTTCACAAAAAGAACATCAAAGTATTAAAATATTAAAACTTATACTTAATCTTTGTTCTCTCCATATTTAAAGAACAAGTACATTCCGCCGAGCGAAAAAAGGAATACAAAAATAATCTGAATTATATTTTCAACCGTCCAGCCCTCGCGATACACATGCGGCACATTGATCAAAACCATCATAATCAATGCGAAAATCAATGCTCTTAAAAAGGGCTTTCTTTTTCTGCTCATTTTTAAATTTCCTTTAAATCAAGCCCTCCGTAGTTCCCGCTACTCATCATCAAAAATACTTTTCCTGCCTTGGGCAAGTTTTCGATGTAATTTTTAAGCCCTTCTGGCTCTGTAAAAACTTCGATACTCTTGTCATTAAAGGCTTCTTTGATAAATGCAGGCTCTATGGGCTCTCGGCGTTTTATGCGCAAAGCCTCTTCGCTATAATACACAATTTTGATTTCGGCTTTTGCCAAACTGTCTTTGTATTGTGCCAAAAATTCAGGATTGAGCGAACTATAAGTGTGCAATTCTAGACACGCCACTAGATCTTTGTCAGGATATTGTTCCTTTACTGCCGCCGTGGTAGAAGTTACTTTAGATGGCGAATGCGCGTAGTCCTTATACACCACATAGTCTTTACTTCTTTTAACCAGTTCAAGGCGTTTAGATGCCCCCGTAAAGCTTTGAATGGCTTCGTAGAACTCTTCATCCATCATGCCTAAGTGATTGCAAATGTGTCTTGCCCCTTCTAAATTGCTTAAATTATGTTTTCCAAAGATTTCTAAAGGAATTGGCCCTTCAGCTGTTTCTAAATAGGTGATACCGTCCTCGATATAATGTGCAGGCGTCTTATACGGAATCTTGCGAATTGGATTTTGAGATTTCAACACCACGCGCACCACATTTGGATCCTCTGCATTATAGACAATGATTCCACCATTGGTGATGCTATCTACGAATTTCTCGAATTGTTCCACATAATTCTCAAAAGTTGGAAAAACATTGATGTGATCCCACGCTATACCACTCAAAAGTGCCACATTGGGCTGATACAACAAGAATTTTGAACGACGATCGAGCGCAGATGACAAATATTCATCTCCCTCCATAATCATAAAATCGCTCTCCTCTGTCGAGCGCACCATCACTTCAAAACCTTCTAATTGAGCCCCTACCATATAATCCTCCTCTCTGCCATGATAATGCAACGCATGCAAAATCATCGAAGTAATGGTGGTTTTTCCGTGCGAACCGCCTATGACTACGCGTGTTTTATCCTTGGATTGCTCGTACAAAAACTCTGGATACGAATAAATCTTTAGTCCCAATTCCTGTGCTCTCAGCATTTCTGGATTATCGCTATGGGCATGCATACCAAGGATTACAGCATCCAAATCAGGTGTAATGCGCTCCGGAAACCACCCGATGGCAGGTGGCAAAATGCCATATTTTTCTAATCTGGATTTAGAAGGCTCAAAAAGTGAATCGTCTGAACCTGTAACTTGGTAGCCTTTTTGCTTTAAAGCTATGGCTAAATTGTGCATGGCACTCCCTCCTATGGCGATAAAATGGACTTTCATAGATAATTTTATTTCGTCTGCCAAAGATACAAATTATACAACGCTTTTTTGGGATTAATTCCTACTTTTTGAAAGTGTAAAGTGAACAATTTGTTAAACATTTGAGTTTCAATCATAAATTAATGCCAATAATTATTTTTAGTATGTTTTGGCACATGATTTGAAAAATAAAAGACAAATACAAGCGCTAAATTTGTATTTGTCCTCATGTGTTAGAATTTTACTCCCGTTGTGAATCAGCGGGAGTTTTTTTATGTGTAAACTTTATTTCTCTTAGCCTTCACTATTTATTTTAGCCCCGAGCTAGTTTAAGCAAAAAACCTTTAAAAATGGATTTTTGGTTTAAATTTTTGATACATCTTCACGCTTGCACTTTCGATATTGCCAGGCATGGGCGGATCAAGTTTAGCCAATTGAATTTCAGCTCCTTCTATTTGATCTGAATAATTTTTTATTTCGGCTAAAATGTCATAGCATACTTTTTCCAAAAGATTGCTCTTCTGCTTCATTCGGCGATGAATTATTTCTGACAAGTCTGCATAATTAATCGTATGCTGCAAATCGTCGGTTTTTCCCGCCTGCGTTAAATCTACCTCCACACGCAAATTTACCACATACCACGCACCGATTACATTTTCTTCGGGCAAGCAGCCGTGGTATGCGTAAATTTTAATATTGCTTAAATGAATTTCGCTAGTCATCTAGTGCATTTGTTGAATAAGTGTTACGGTAGGCTCCACAGATTCGTACATACCTAAATGCTTAAAGGCTATGATAAGCAATGAACCTGCGATAAAGCCAATGAATGCCAACCATGAGATATTCTTTAAATACCAAAAAAAATCGATTTTCTCCATTCCCATCGCGGCAACACCAGCGGCAGAACCAATAATAAGCATGGAACCACCTGTACCTGCTGCATATGCAATGAAGTGCCACAATTCGGCATCCATAGGGTCGCTAAACATTCCGATAGAAGCAGCTACTAATGGCACATTGTCGATCACTGCAGAGGCTACCCCAAGCAATAATACTACGATTTCTTCCTGCGGGATTGTGGTATTTAGCCATTCTGCAAAATTGAAAAGCATTCCTAAACTTTCTAATGCGGCTACTGCCATCAAAATTCCTAAGAAGAATAAGATACTTGACATTTCAATTCTGCCCAAAGCTCTGTGCACAGAGAATTGTTTTTTTCTTTGGTGAACTTCCTCCATTGTATTACAATCGTTGTAATCAAACTTAAAGTTTGTTACAAACTCTGCGGCAAACCACACAACACCTAGAGATAACATCATTCCCACATAAGGAGGCAAGTGAGTTATGGTTTTGAACACTGGCACAAATATAATCATGCCTAAACCTAGATAAAGCATCAATGCACTGCTCGGTAATTTCTCTTGTCTGGCATCTTCCTCAGGCGTTACTGTTCCCTTGAAAGCTGGTAGGAAAGATGCAATTCCGAAAGGAACTACAAAGCATAAAATTGCTGGAATCACTAAATATTCAATAAGTTTTGCAACACTTACTTTTCCTGCAATCCATAACATAGTGGTGGTAACATCCCCGATTGGAGACCATGCTCCTCCTGCATTGGCAGCAACGACAATAAGCCCTGCATACCAAAGACGCTCTTCTTTGTTTGGAATAATTTTTCTAAGAATAGTGATCAATACAATAGTGGCAGTAAGGTTGTCGATAATTGCTGATAATAAAAAGGCTAAAAAACCTACAATCCAAAGTAGTTTACGCTTGCTGCGTGTTTTCACAAAGTCTTTAATGATTTCGAACCCTCTGTGCAAATCAATGATTTCTACAATGGTCATGGCTCCGATAAGGAAAAATAAGATCTCGGCAGTTTTCCCTAAATGGTGAAGTAAACTTTCTTCTATCGCCTCAAGTTTAGCTTCGCTCACATCTGGAATACCAAGATGCTCGAAGATAGGCACCAGCCCATTATTGATTTCGTACACGGTGAGCAAATTGGTCGAAAGTATTGCCCACATAACGGCTGCCATGATGAGTGCAGGCACTGTTTTATCTAACTTGATAGAGTGCTCTAAAGTGATTAAAACATAACCAACAATAAAAACTAAAACAATAATTGTGTCCATAGGTTTGAATTTGTTTAATTATTACAAACTCCAATTTTACGAATTTTATATGAATTTTTAAGTCTATACACGCCCCAAATTCACATTGACATTAATCATAGGGCAGTTTTAAGATTTAAAATTTTGAATATTACAAAAATTGTTTATTTTAGAAGGGTGGAAGTTATATTTTTCTAAAAATATGGCAAAAATGCTTTTTTGTGTGATAGGATAAATCCAAATATTTGGATAAGAAAAAAAATAGAATTATATTTGCAGTCCGTTTAAAACGGGGTCCTATAGCTCAGCTGGTTAGAGCACTTGACTCATAATCAAGGGGTCCCTGGTTCGAGCCCAGGTGGGACCACCTACAAAAGCACTGATTTTTTCGGTGCTTTTGTTGTTTTTATCCGCTTCATTAAAACTCCTCTTTGTTAAAGTTTCTCATCTTCACTTTTCAAAAACTCATCATCCTTGCGGAAAGCATAGTAGCTTTTCAAAAATGGAATATTTATAAAAGTGAGCAATAAAATCCAATTGATTCGGTTTTGCTTGCTTATGTTTTTAAATGAAAATAGACGAAATACTAAGTAGCTTAACGCCAAAACATTAATTATAAAAATATTCATCACAACCGCATAGAACTCCGCGCCGAGCATGGTAGGATAAAAGAGCAATACAAATAAGAATAGCAACGAGGTTAAATCTACTAGAAAGATAAGCGATTTGATAATGGTGGGAATTTCTCTCATTTTTCTTTAAAGGTATGAACTTTTTTCCAAATAAAAAAGCACTCCGAAGAGTGCTTTTATTTTCTATTTTATTTAAAAATATTAATTCACAGCAACGCCATTATCCACTTCGTCTTCAGGATTTAAGAAAGTCAATTTCCCATTCGGTTTATCGCAGAAAAGCAACATTCCTTGGCTTTCGATTCCTTTGATTTTTCGCGGTGCTAAATTTACCAAAACGCTCGCACGCTTGCCCACCACTTCTTCTGGCGAAAAACTTTCAGCAATGCCCGATACAATCGTGCGCACATCTAGCCCCGTGTCTACTTTAAGTTTAAGCAATCGGTCGGCTCCTTTCACTTTTTCTGCTTCTAAAATAGTACCGATTCTGATGTCCATTTTTTGGAAATCATCAAAACTAATTTCTGCTTTTTGTGGTTCTGCGTTAGGATTTGTCATTTTATTTAATCTTTTAGATTCGTTTAATTTAGCCAATTGTAGTTCCACTACTTCATCATCTATTTTCTCGAACAACAACTCTGGCTTGCCTAATTGATGTCCCGCAGGCAATAAAGTATCTGTTTCATAAAGCGACTGCCATGGTTGAGCCTCCATTCCGAGCATATGCATCATTTTTTCTGCCGATGTAGGCAAGAAAGGCTCGGCACATTGCGTAAGCATCGCAGCGATTTGAATCGCCCCATTCATAATGCTTTCCACTTCTTCTGGAGATTCTTTCACTTTTTTCCAAGGCTCTTGGCTTTGCAAAAACTGATTTCCTAAACGCGCCAAATTCATATATTCTTTCAACGCATTTCTGAACTCAAATTTATCAAGATATTCCCCGATTCTTTTCGGGTATTGGCTTAAGTTTTCAAGCTCGGGATAAGTCTGTTTTGCCACAGGCACCACGCCATCGTAATATTTCTGCGTAAGCACCATTACTCGGTTAAAGAAATTACCCAAAATTCCTACTAATTCCGAATTATTCTTAGTTTGAAAATCTTTCCAAGTAAAGTTATTATCTTTATTTTCAGGCAAATTCGCTGTAAGCACATAGCGCAAAACATCTTCCTTCCCTGGGAAATCGTGCACATATTCGTGTGCCCACACCGCCCAATTGCGAGAAGTTGAAATTTTATCGTTTTCTAGATTTAAAAACTCATTGGCAGGCACATTTTTAGGCAAAATATAATCGCCATGCGCTTTCAACATCACAGGGAAAATCACACAGTGGAACACGATATTATCTTTCCCAATGAAATGGATTAATTCCGTTTCTGGATCTTGCCAATAAGGTTTCCAGTCCTTTCCATTTTTCTCCGCCCACTCTTGCGTAGCAGAAATATAGCCAATCGGTGCATCGAACCATACATAAAGCACTTTTCCTGCCGCATCTTCTAGCGGAACGGGAATTCCCCAATCAAGGTCGCGTGTCATGGCGCGTGGTTTCAACCCATCATCTATCCAAGATTTCACTTGCCCTAAAACATTGGTTTTCCAATCATCTTTGTGCTCTTTCAGCACCCATTCTCTCAAGAAATCCTCGTATTGATCTAGCGGAAGATACCAGTTTTTGGTTTCCTTTTTAATCGGTGCACTACCGCTCAATGCCGATTTAGGATTGATTAATTCTTCTGGACTTAAAGTCGAGCCACATTTCTCACATTGGTCGCCATACGCTCCCTCATTATGGCAATTAGGACATTCTCCCACGATGTAGCGGTCTGCCAAAAATTCACCCGCTTCCTCGTCAAAAAACTGCTCAGAAGTTTCTTCCAAGAAAACACCTTTGTCATACAAAGTTTTA
Coding sequences within:
- a CDS encoding bifunctional 3-deoxy-7-phosphoheptulonate synthase/chorismate mutase type II — translated: MEINNWIESFKKPLVIAGPCSAESEKQMLQIAEELPKDKVEIFRAGIWKPRTKPNCFEGVGAIGLNWLAKVREEFGFKIGTEIANANHAKLALECDVDMLWIGARTTVNPFQVQEIAEALRDTDKVVLVKNPINPDLELWIGAMERLAGQGIKNLGVIHRGFSDYKKTKYRNQPQWQIALDFKNRLPEMPIICDPSHIAGRRDLIEEISQKAMNFGFQGLMIETHHTPDEAWSDASQQVTPARLNEILESLKVRKEDDADTDFHTTLAQLRNKIDEADNRILEMINERMDIAKAIGTLKKEHNVTVFQPKRWNLIQEQILEKATKFGLSEEFVNRFLTAVHQESIKMQNEIMADKKA
- the rsgA gene encoding ribosome small subunit-dependent GTPase A produces the protein MKGRVIKSTGSWYSIATDSGETFEARIRGKFRLKGIKHTNPIAVGDEVEFSLDKDNIAFIEKIYERHNYIIRRSVNLSKKTHIIASNIDVAVILATFKNPRTSTGFIDRFLVTAEAYHIHPVILFNKVDEITPEERPEFEALKKIYTDIGYQVLEISATENIGLNKVKDLLKDQTSVFMGHSGVGKSTLVNALNPELNLKTKTVSTFNQKGQHTTTFAQMYAWPFGGYIIDTPGIKEFGLADFEEDEIQNYFPELFKLKQDCKFHNCKHLNEPKCAVKEALEAGEIAPSRFESYLNFIAESNESSHTKS
- the dtd gene encoding D-aminoacyl-tRNA deacylase; this encodes MRVVIQRVKHAQVEVAEQLIGKIGLGLMILIGFEAEETEEEFEWLSQKIVNLRIFPDENGVMNRSILDCDGEILLVSQFTLHAATKKGNRPSYIRAAKPDLAIPYYEKMISVLGQKLGKPVQTGEFGADMQVSLLNDGPVTIIIDTKQKDF
- a CDS encoding lipocalin family protein — its product is MKKIKFLSLVLVALSAILFTSCSKDDDGGGKNDPYKKLYGEWELYQEIKNNTVIDYNNCIPTYTFYEDNTYLFIDKEDTDEGCKSTAEKGTFKASEKSFVLIDDDEHDPVTYDIVKLDDKYMETILRYKSGGFDVELRGKYRKK
- a CDS encoding UDP-N-acetylmuramate--L-alanine ligase, translating into MKVHFIAIGGSAMHNLAIALKQKGYQVTGSDDSLFEPSKSRLEKYGILPPAIGWFPERITPDLDAVILGMHAHSDNPEMLRAQELGLKIYSYPEFLYEQSKDKTRVVIGGSHGKTTITSMILHALHYHGREEDYMVGAQLEGFEVMVRSTEESDFMIMEGDEYLSSALDRRSKFLLYQPNVALLSGIAWDHINVFPTFENYVEQFEKFVDSITNGGIIVYNAEDPNVVRVVLKSQNPIRKIPYKTPAHYIEDGITYLETAEGPIPLEIFGKHNLSNLEGARHICNHLGMMDEEFYEAIQSFTGASKRLELVKRSKDYVVYKDYAHSPSKVTSTTAAVKEQYPDKDLVACLELHTYSSLNPEFLAQYKDSLAKAEIKIVYYSEEALRIKRREPIEPAFIKEAFNDKSIEVFTEPEGLKNYIENLPKAGKVFLMMSSGNYGGLDLKEI
- the folB gene encoding dihydroneopterin aldolase, producing the protein MTSEIHLSNIKIYAYHGCLPEENVIGAWYVVNLRVEVDLTQAGKTDDLQHTINYADLSEIIHRRMKQKSNLLEKVCYDILAEIKNYSDQIEGAEIQLAKLDPPMPGNIESASVKMYQKFKPKIHF
- the nhaD gene encoding sodium:proton antiporter NhaD, yielding MDTIIVLVFIVGYVLITLEHSIKLDKTVPALIMAAVMWAILSTNLLTVYEINNGLVPIFEHLGIPDVSEAKLEAIEESLLHHLGKTAEILFFLIGAMTIVEIIDLHRGFEIIKDFVKTRSKRKLLWIVGFLAFLLSAIIDNLTATIVLITILRKIIPNKEERLWYAGLIVVAANAGGAWSPIGDVTTTMLWIAGKVSVAKLIEYLVIPAILCFVVPFGIASFLPAFKGTVTPEEDARQEKLPSSALMLYLGLGMIIFVPVFKTITHLPPYVGMMLSLGVVWFAAEFVTNFKFDYNDCNTMEEVHQRKKQFSVHRALGRIEMSSILFFLGILMAVAALESLGMLFNFAEWLNTTIPQEEIVVLLLGVASAVIDNVPLVAASIGMFSDPMDAELWHFIAYAAGTGGSMLIIGSAAGVAAMGMEKIDFFWYLKNISWLAFIGFIAGSLLIIAFKHLGMYESVEPTVTLIQQMH
- the metG gene encoding methionine--tRNA ligase, producing the protein MAKRHTITAALPYANGPIHIGHLAGVYVPADIYARYLRRKGEDVVFICGSDEHGVPVTIRAKKEGISVQEVVDRYHFLIKDTFKFLNISFDHYDRTSSPRHHGNAARFFKTLYDKGVFLEETSEQFFDEEAGEFLADRYIVGECPNCHNEGAYGDQCEKCGSTLSPEELINPKSALSGSAPIKKETKNWYLPLDQYEDFLREWVLKEHKDDWKTNVLGQVKSWIDDGLKPRAMTRDLDWGIPVPLEDAAGKVLYVWFDAPIGYISATQEWAEKNGKDWKPYWQDPETELIHFIGKDNIVFHCVIFPVMLKAHGDYILPKNVPANEFLNLENDKISTSRNWAVWAHEYVHDFPGKEDVLRYVLTANLPENKDNNFTWKDFQTKNNSELVGILGNFFNRVMVLTQKYYDGVVPVAKQTYPELENLSQYPKRIGEYLDKFEFRNALKEYMNLARLGNQFLQSQEPWKKVKESPEEVESIMNGAIQIAAMLTQCAEPFLPTSAEKMMHMLGMEAQPWQSLYETDTLLPAGHQLGKPELLFEKIDDEVVELQLAKLNESKRLNKMTNPNAEPQKAEISFDDFQKMDIRIGTILEAEKVKGADRLLKLKVDTGLDVRTIVSGIAESFSPEEVVGKRASVLVNLAPRKIKGIESQGMLLFCDKPNGKLTFLNPEDEVDNGVAVN